One window of the Pseudomonas sp. S04 genome contains the following:
- a CDS encoding MBOAT family O-acyltransferase: MVFSSNVFLFLFLPIFLGLYYLVGTRYRNLLLLVASYIFYAWWRIDFLVLFAVVTVFNYWIGLRIGAAGVRTKTAQKWLLLGVVVDLGVLGYFKYANFGVDSLNAIITSFGMEPFVLTHILLPIGISFYIFESISYIIDVYRGDTPATHNLVDFAAFVAIFPHLIAGPVLRFRDLVDQFNHRTHTVDKFAEGCTRFMQGFIKKVFIADSIAPIADHCFALSDPTTGDAWLGALAYTAQLYFDFSGYSDMAIGLGLMMGFRFMENFKQPYISQSITEFWRRWHISLSTWLRDYLYISLGGNRGTAFQTYRNLFLTMLLGGLWHGANFTYILWGAWHGVWLAIERFWGVNAAPRVLNPLKWIFTFMLVVIGWVIFRAENLDVAWRMYVAMFSFADWRLSELNHAQLTSLQIATLVLAYVVLAIFGIRQFYAQPLAGGAKDRASEDHGMMINANGAAAVARLRIGAVTFHAAVLLLFAVSVLKLSAQSFSPFLYFQF; the protein is encoded by the coding sequence GTGGTTTTTTCTTCCAACGTGTTCCTGTTCCTGTTCCTGCCGATTTTCCTCGGCTTGTACTACCTGGTCGGAACGCGCTATCGAAACCTGCTGTTGCTGGTCGCTAGCTACATCTTCTATGCCTGGTGGCGCATCGACTTCCTGGTGCTGTTCGCTGTCGTGACAGTGTTCAACTACTGGATTGGCCTGCGCATCGGCGCGGCCGGAGTGCGCACGAAAACTGCGCAGAAATGGCTGCTCCTCGGCGTGGTGGTGGACCTCGGCGTACTCGGCTATTTCAAGTACGCCAATTTCGGCGTCGACAGCCTCAACGCCATCATCACCTCGTTCGGCATGGAGCCCTTTGTGCTCACGCACATCCTGCTGCCGATCGGGATCTCTTTCTACATCTTCGAGTCCATCAGCTACATCATCGACGTCTACCGCGGCGACACCCCAGCCACCCATAACCTGGTGGACTTCGCCGCCTTTGTGGCGATCTTCCCGCACCTGATTGCCGGCCCGGTACTGCGTTTTCGCGACCTGGTGGACCAGTTCAACCACCGTACCCACACGGTGGACAAGTTCGCCGAGGGCTGTACGCGTTTCATGCAAGGCTTCATCAAGAAGGTCTTCATCGCAGACAGCATCGCGCCCATCGCCGACCATTGCTTCGCGCTTTCCGACCCCACCACGGGCGACGCCTGGCTGGGTGCGCTGGCCTATACCGCGCAACTGTATTTCGACTTTTCCGGCTACAGCGACATGGCCATCGGCCTGGGCCTGATGATGGGCTTCCGCTTCATGGAAAACTTCAAGCAGCCGTACATCAGCCAATCCATTACCGAGTTCTGGCGACGCTGGCACATCAGCCTTTCCACCTGGCTGCGCGACTACCTGTACATCAGCCTGGGCGGCAACCGCGGAACCGCTTTCCAGACCTACCGCAACCTGTTCCTGACCATGCTGTTGGGCGGTCTGTGGCATGGCGCCAACTTCACCTACATCCTCTGGGGCGCCTGGCACGGCGTCTGGTTGGCCATTGAGCGTTTCTGGGGCGTGAACGCCGCGCCACGGGTGCTCAACCCGCTGAAGTGGATCTTCACCTTCATGCTGGTGGTGATCGGCTGGGTGATTTTCCGCGCCGAAAACCTCGACGTGGCCTGGCGCATGTACGTTGCCATGTTCAGCTTCGCCGACTGGCGGCTCTCCGAGCTCAACCACGCTCAGCTCACCAGCCTGCAGATCGCCACCCTGGTGCTGGCCTATGTCGTGCTGGCCATCTTCGGCATCCGTCAGTTCTACGCCCAGCCGCTGGCCGGCGGAGCCAAGGACCGCGCCAGCGAAGACCACGGCATGATGATCAACGCCAACGGCGCAGCCGCCGTGGCGCGCCTGCGGATAGGCGCCGTGACCTTCCACGCTGCCGTGCTCCTGCTGTTCGCCGTCTCGGTGCTGAAGCTCTCGGCGCAAAGCTTTTCGCCCTTCCTGTACTTTCAGTTCTGA
- a CDS encoding mannuronate-specific alginate lyase, which translates to MKPWQICSRMALTGLALLLAGGCSKPLERNAGASLVPPSGYYLAAPSPKDKVAACPEVPAPYSGDLLFPSKYEGSDSARDKLNPQAAARYKRLTGDVRTLESGVSKLVGKYLEDGRQEYADCALTWLSTWAEADALLSRTYNHTGKSVRKWALGSLSSAYLRLQFSGSEPLRGHEAETRAIEQWFAQLADQVVHDWNEQPRERRNNHQYWAAWAVMASAVVLDRQDLFDWAVEQYRHGMEQVDADGYLPLELSRQTRALAYHNYSLGPLVMIAAFAEANGLDLRGDNGGALQRLAQRVESGVHNPRLFEARSGYPQELEDMQEDGKFAWLEPYCALYRCSAETDSWRRSLEPLETYRLGGDITQLFNP; encoded by the coding sequence ATGAAACCCTGGCAGATCTGCTCGCGGATGGCGCTCACCGGCCTGGCCCTGTTGCTGGCCGGCGGCTGCAGCAAGCCCCTGGAACGCAACGCCGGCGCCAGTCTCGTGCCGCCCAGCGGCTACTACCTGGCCGCTCCGTCCCCCAAGGATAAGGTGGCGGCCTGTCCCGAGGTACCCGCGCCCTATTCGGGCGACCTGCTGTTCCCGAGCAAGTACGAAGGTTCGGACTCGGCCAGGGACAAGCTCAACCCGCAGGCCGCCGCGCGCTACAAGCGGCTGACCGGCGATGTGCGTACGCTGGAAAGCGGCGTGAGCAAGCTGGTCGGCAAGTATCTGGAGGATGGCCGTCAGGAATACGCCGACTGCGCCCTGACCTGGTTGAGCACATGGGCCGAAGCCGACGCGCTGCTCAGCCGAACCTACAACCACACCGGCAAGTCGGTGCGCAAATGGGCGCTGGGCAGCCTGTCTTCCGCCTATCTGCGGCTACAGTTTTCCGGCTCAGAACCCTTGCGTGGGCATGAGGCCGAAACTCGCGCCATCGAACAGTGGTTCGCCCAGCTCGCCGATCAGGTGGTGCACGATTGGAACGAGCAACCGCGTGAGCGGCGCAACAACCACCAGTACTGGGCTGCCTGGGCGGTGATGGCAAGCGCCGTGGTGCTCGACCGCCAGGACCTGTTCGACTGGGCGGTCGAGCAGTACCGCCATGGTATGGAGCAGGTCGACGCCGATGGCTACCTGCCGCTGGAGCTGTCCCGGCAGACCCGGGCGCTTGCCTACCACAACTACAGCCTGGGGCCGCTGGTAATGATCGCGGCATTCGCCGAGGCCAACGGGCTGGATCTGCGTGGCGACAACGGTGGTGCCCTGCAGCGGCTCGCCCAGCGGGTCGAAAGTGGCGTGCACAACCCGCGCCTTTTCGAGGCCCGGTCCGGCTACCCGCAGGAACTGGAGGATATGCAGGAGGACGGCAAGTTCGCCTGGCTGGAGCCCTACTGCGCACTTTATCGCTGCTCGGCCGAGACCGATTCGTGGCGCCGCTCTCTGGAGCCGCTGGAGACCTATCGGCTAGGAGGGGATATCACCCAGTTGTTCAACCCTTGA
- a CDS encoding alginate O-acetyltransferase has protein sequence MNRTLNLLYSVLFCSLLLALCLWSLRAVFGFSAASETSVLDGKLALAFEKHYDAQFPVKQLGTNLWALADYTLFGEGRQGVVIGQDGWLFSDEEFKPASKPDQLQDNWRLVNAVRAEFERRGVTLVLALLPAKVRLYPEHLDDERPVLTQQSLYPKVLDMMRQAGLSGPDLLPALQQAKAQEPVFLRTDSHWTPFGAEVAARSLAEHLARQGIWQRGDQTFVTEAVASREHKGDLLSFLPLEPYFADLQLPAERLRPRLTRAAEGQEASAEDELFVDALPSIALVGTSYSANPDWNFAGALKQALGSDLVNYAEEGKGPLVPMLNLLQQGDKELAGLRLVIWEFPERYLMLPSDLSGFDAAWLARLHNGEEPVSRALHTATSTSTEPVLQF, from the coding sequence ATGAACAGAACCCTGAACCTGCTCTACAGCGTGCTCTTCTGCAGCCTGCTGCTGGCGCTCTGCCTGTGGTCCCTGCGCGCGGTATTCGGCTTCTCCGCAGCCAGTGAAACCAGCGTGCTGGACGGCAAACTGGCGCTGGCCTTCGAGAAGCACTACGACGCCCAGTTCCCGGTCAAGCAACTGGGCACCAATCTCTGGGCGCTGGCGGACTACACGCTTTTCGGCGAAGGCCGCCAGGGCGTGGTCATCGGCCAGGACGGCTGGCTGTTCTCGGACGAGGAGTTCAAGCCGGCGAGCAAACCCGATCAGTTGCAGGACAATTGGCGGTTGGTGAACGCCGTACGGGCCGAGTTCGAGCGTCGTGGGGTGACGCTGGTGCTGGCGCTCCTGCCAGCCAAGGTTCGACTCTATCCGGAGCATCTGGATGACGAGCGACCCGTGCTGACTCAGCAGAGCCTGTACCCGAAGGTCCTCGACATGATGCGCCAAGCCGGGTTGAGCGGGCCGGATCTGTTGCCTGCGCTGCAGCAGGCGAAGGCGCAGGAGCCAGTGTTCCTGCGTACCGACAGCCACTGGACCCCCTTCGGCGCAGAGGTCGCGGCCAGGAGTCTGGCCGAGCATCTGGCGCGGCAGGGTATCTGGCAGCGTGGCGACCAGACCTTCGTCACCGAGGCTGTCGCCAGCCGGGAGCACAAAGGCGACCTGTTGAGCTTCCTGCCCCTGGAGCCGTACTTCGCCGACCTGCAACTACCGGCCGAGCGCCTGCGCCCGCGCCTGACCCGGGCCGCCGAGGGACAGGAGGCGAGCGCCGAGGATGAGTTGTTCGTCGACGCCCTGCCATCGATCGCGCTGGTCGGGACCAGCTACAGCGCCAACCCGGACTGGAACTTCGCCGGTGCGCTGAAACAGGCCCTGGGCAGCGACCTGGTCAATTACGCCGAGGAGGGCAAGGGCCCACTGGTGCCCATGCTGAACCTGCTGCAGCAGGGGGATAAAGAGCTCGCCGGGCTGCGCCTGGTGATCTGGGAGTTCCCCGAGCGCTACCTGATGCTACCCAGCGATCTGTCCGGATTCGATGCGGCCTGGCTCGCCCGGCTGCACAACGGCGAGGAGCCGGTCAGCCGCGCGCTGCACACCGCCACCTCGACCTCCACTGAGCCCGTCCTGCAATTCTAG
- a CDS encoding alginate O-acetyltransferase AlgF → MSLFSSISYTLRLGSLLLGLSAPWVMADEAALYGPAAPHGSAFVRGFNAANSSFDANLGPVRINDLGAKSSSDFAFLPAGKYTVSADSKSLAVKLDAERYYTLVQMPDGALELVEEPPFKNRQKSLLRLQNLSDTALSIKTADGRTEVIRPVSANARGEREINPVKVRLTLFAGDRKIRDLDPLVLERGEVVSLFVTGSADKLSPAWVKRPVATN, encoded by the coding sequence ATGTCCCTTTTTTCCTCGATTTCCTACACCCTGCGCTTGGGCAGCCTGCTGCTTGGCCTGTCCGCCCCGTGGGTGATGGCTGACGAAGCGGCGCTCTACGGTCCGGCGGCACCGCATGGCTCGGCTTTCGTACGCGGCTTCAACGCCGCAAACAGCAGTTTTGACGCCAACCTCGGCCCTGTCCGCATCAATGACCTGGGCGCCAAAAGCAGCAGCGATTTCGCCTTCCTGCCGGCCGGTAAATACACCGTCAGCGCAGATAGCAAGAGCCTGGCGGTGAAGCTCGACGCCGAGCGCTACTACACACTGGTGCAGATGCCGGATGGGGCGCTGGAACTGGTGGAGGAGCCGCCGTTCAAGAATCGCCAGAAGTCCCTGCTGCGCCTGCAGAATCTATCCGACACCGCCCTGTCGATTAAAACCGCCGACGGTCGTACCGAGGTCATCCGCCCGGTCTCGGCTAACGCCCGTGGCGAGCGCGAGATCAACCCGGTCAAGGTGCGCCTGACGCTGTTCGCTGGCGACCGCAAGATTCGTGACCTCGACCCGCTGGTGCTGGAGCGTGGCGAAGTGGTCAGCCTGTTCGTCACCGGTTCCGCCGACAAGTTGTCTCCGGCCTGGGTCAAGCGTCCGGTTGCGACCAACTGA
- a CDS encoding alginate O-acetyltransferase, with protein sequence MGRLAQGWLACASVATLFTSSLSLAAEAPVYEIERCCQICPQALQDSSYTGDLGDFSRLAQGQEDWLFRSKIDLMTNIGTTPEGFKLLEDLRDALKARGVELVMVYLPPRGLLVTEMLNPQERSSFNAELSRSNYLATIERLRSLGIRVPDLTALLDLPADVRSKFFFKRDNHWTPQGAELTAQLLAAELRKSKVFEGIARKEFATRTEGSLYKAGSLNQAFGKICGSGYANEYFTRAVTEPKEESTELFGDTERPDVVLVGTSFSSAQYNFDGFLKQYANVDVDNRSVTGGGFHSAMLQYLGTQDFQDKPPKVLIWEVNSYYDLAMATFYRQAMPLLDNGCRNVTAQIDQKLTLRPGKNEVLVNTGVKPIRSEDAVVEIQFSKPEISDLRSTVWYMSGSRENLLISRSREVESNGRFVFRLREDAEWAGQTLLSLEIDMPADMPPGLQVEAKICRRADKPASVMQAKAD encoded by the coding sequence ATGGGCCGCTTAGCCCAAGGGTGGCTGGCGTGCGCCTCGGTTGCGACGCTCTTCACCAGTTCCCTGAGCCTGGCCGCCGAGGCGCCCGTCTACGAGATCGAGCGCTGCTGCCAGATCTGCCCGCAGGCGCTGCAAGACAGCAGCTACACCGGTGATCTGGGCGATTTCAGCCGACTGGCGCAGGGGCAGGAAGATTGGCTGTTTCGCAGCAAGATCGACTTGATGACCAACATCGGCACCACGCCCGAAGGTTTCAAGTTGCTGGAAGATCTGCGTGATGCATTGAAAGCCAGGGGCGTGGAACTGGTGATGGTCTACCTGCCACCGCGGGGCCTGCTCGTCACTGAAATGCTCAACCCGCAGGAGCGCAGCAGCTTCAATGCCGAACTGTCGCGCAGCAATTACCTGGCGACCATCGAGCGCCTGCGCAGCCTGGGTATTCGCGTGCCGGATCTCACCGCACTGCTGGATCTGCCGGCCGACGTGCGCAGCAAATTCTTCTTCAAACGCGATAACCACTGGACGCCGCAAGGCGCTGAGTTGACCGCGCAATTGCTGGCCGCCGAGCTCAGGAAGTCGAAGGTCTTCGAGGGGATTGCGCGCAAGGAATTTGCCACGCGCACCGAGGGCAGCCTGTACAAGGCCGGCTCTCTCAACCAGGCATTCGGCAAAATCTGTGGCAGCGGGTACGCCAATGAATATTTCACCCGCGCCGTGACCGAGCCCAAAGAAGAGAGCACCGAGCTGTTTGGTGATACCGAGCGGCCCGACGTGGTGCTGGTCGGCACCAGTTTCAGTTCCGCACAGTACAACTTCGACGGCTTCCTCAAACAGTACGCCAACGTCGACGTGGATAACCGCTCGGTGACAGGCGGGGGCTTCCACAGTGCCATGCTGCAGTACCTCGGCACCCAGGACTTCCAGGACAAACCGCCGAAGGTACTGATCTGGGAGGTCAACAGCTATTACGACCTGGCCATGGCGACTTTCTATCGCCAGGCCATGCCCCTGCTGGATAACGGTTGCCGGAACGTAACGGCGCAAATAGACCAGAAGCTGACCCTGCGGCCAGGCAAGAACGAGGTGCTGGTCAACACTGGGGTCAAGCCGATCCGCAGTGAGGACGCCGTCGTCGAGATCCAGTTCAGCAAGCCCGAGATCAGCGATTTGCGCAGTACCGTCTGGTACATGAGCGGCTCGAGGGAAAACCTGTTGATCAGCCGGTCGCGGGAAGTCGAGTCGAACGGCCGCTTTGTTTTCCGCTTGCGTGAGGACGCCGAGTGGGCGGGGCAGACGCTGCTCTCCCTGGAAATCGATATGCCGGCAGACATGCCCCCGGGGCTGCAGGTCGAGGCGAAGATCTGCCGCAGGGCGGACAAACCCGCAAGCGTGATGCAAGCCAAGGCCGATTGA
- a CDS encoding mannose-1-phosphate guanylyltransferase/mannose-6-phosphate isomerase: MIPVILSGGSGSRLWPLSRKQYPKQFLALTGEHSLFQQTLQRLDFEGMQSPLIVCNLEHRFIVNEQLERIGVEGHSTLLEPFGRNTAPAVAMAALQLLAEGRDELMLVLPADHVIEDQPALREALEVARAVAEEGEMVLFGIPVERPETGFGYIKATRAGDAGGMHPGVYRVSHFVEKPNAELARELVRTGGYYWNSGMFLFRASRYLDELLKHAPGIYDACALALERSHRTGNVITIDSGTFECCPDNSIDYAVMEKTTRACVVPLAAGWSDVGNWSSLSDVHEKDEAGNVLKGDVMIHDSRNSFVHSSSKLVALVGVDDLVVVETKDAVMITHKNSVQDVKALVNSLDLKGRSETQSHCAVNRPWGCYDSVDNGTRHQVKRITVKPGAQLSLQKHHHRAEHWIVVSGIAQVTCDDKVFLLAENQSTYIPIASVHRLANPGKIPLEIIEVQSGSYLGEDDIERLEDVYGRTGEALPAPKLVVGV; encoded by the coding sequence ATGATTCCGGTAATTCTTTCTGGTGGTAGTGGTTCGCGCTTGTGGCCCCTTTCGCGCAAGCAGTATCCAAAGCAGTTCCTCGCCCTGACCGGCGAGCATTCGCTGTTCCAGCAGACCCTGCAGCGCCTGGACTTCGAAGGTATGCAGAGCCCGCTGATCGTGTGCAACCTTGAGCACCGCTTTATCGTCAACGAGCAACTGGAGCGGATCGGCGTCGAGGGGCACTCGACACTGCTCGAACCCTTCGGCCGCAATACCGCGCCGGCCGTGGCTATGGCCGCCTTGCAACTGCTGGCCGAGGGCCGCGACGAACTGATGCTGGTGCTGCCCGCCGACCATGTGATCGAGGACCAACCGGCGCTGCGCGAGGCACTGGAAGTGGCGCGCGCGGTGGCCGAGGAAGGGGAGATGGTGTTGTTCGGCATCCCGGTCGAGCGTCCCGAGACCGGCTTCGGCTACATCAAGGCGACCCGTGCAGGTGACGCCGGCGGGATGCATCCCGGCGTCTACCGGGTCAGCCACTTCGTCGAGAAGCCCAATGCAGAACTGGCCCGCGAGCTCGTCCGCACGGGTGGCTATTACTGGAACAGCGGCATGTTCCTGTTCCGTGCCAGCCGTTATCTGGACGAGTTGCTCAAGCATGCGCCGGGCATCTACGACGCTTGTGCGCTGGCCCTGGAACGCAGCCACCGCACCGGCAATGTCATAACCATCGATAGCGGCACCTTCGAGTGCTGCCCGGACAACTCCATCGACTACGCGGTGATGGAGAAGACCACCCGCGCTTGCGTGGTGCCGCTCGCCGCCGGCTGGAGCGACGTGGGCAACTGGTCCTCTCTGTCGGACGTGCATGAGAAGGACGAGGCCGGCAACGTGCTCAAGGGCGATGTGATGATCCACGACAGCCGCAATAGCTTCGTCCACAGCAGCAGCAAGCTGGTGGCCTTGGTCGGTGTGGACGATCTGGTGGTAGTGGAAACCAAGGATGCGGTGATGATTACCCACAAGAACTCGGTTCAGGACGTCAAAGCACTGGTCAACAGCCTGGATCTGAAGGGCCGCTCGGAAACCCAGAGCCATTGTGCGGTCAATCGACCTTGGGGCTGCTACGACTCGGTGGATAACGGTACTCGCCATCAGGTCAAGCGCATCACCGTGAAGCCCGGCGCGCAGCTGTCGCTGCAGAAGCACCACCACCGCGCCGAGCACTGGATCGTGGTATCCGGCATCGCCCAGGTGACGTGTGACGATAAGGTCTTCCTGCTGGCCGAAAACCAGTCCACCTACATCCCGATCGCCTCGGTGCACCGCCTGGCCAACCCCGGGAAAATCCCGCTGGAGATCATCGAGGTGCAGTCCGGCAGCTACCTGGGTGAGGACGACATCGAGCGCCTGGAGGATGTCTATGGGCGGACTGGCGAGGCGCTGCCGGCCCCCAAGCTGGTGGTCGGCGTTTGA